In Triticum aestivum cultivar Chinese Spring chromosome 5B, IWGSC CS RefSeq v2.1, whole genome shotgun sequence, the following proteins share a genomic window:
- the LOC123115732 gene encoding cinnamoyl-CoA reductase 1 → MGFDRANTANCVATGRGRTVCVTGAGGFIASWLVKLLLEKGYTVHGTVRNPDDVARNAHLGALEGAAERLTLFRVDLLDKESLIAAFRGCEGVFHTACPVTDDPEKMIEPAVNGTRNVINAAAEVGGIRRVVMTSSIGSVYMDPRRSTDGEADETCWSDLEFCKNTKNWYCYAKTVAEQAAWELAKERKLDLVVINPSLVLGPLLQSAVNASTWHIGKYLDGSVQTYTNAAQAYVHVRDVADAHARAYEMPDAHGRYLCAGRTLHRAEVCRILAKFFPEYPVPMRSKEGAGEMKKGCRFSSRRIMELGVSITPASQCVYDTVTSLQDKGILPRRDADMS, encoded by the exons ATGGGTTTTGATCGTGCCAACACGGCTAACTGCGTCGCCACTGGCCGCGGACGCACCGTCTGTGTGACCGGCGCCGGCGGTTTCATCGCGTCATGGCTGGTGAAGCTCCTCCTGGAGAAGGGCTACACCGTCCACGGCACGGTCCGGAACCCTG ATGACGTGGCAAGGAATGCCCACCTGGGAGCCTTGGAAGGGGCGGCGGAGCGGCTCACCCTCTTCCGGGTGGACCTGCTGGACAAGGAGAGCCTCATCGCTGCATTCCGAGGATGCGAAGGCGTATTCCATACCGCATGCCCCGTCACCGATGACCCG GAAAAAATGATCGAGCCGGCGGTAAACGGGACGAGAAACGTGATCAACGCCGCGGCGGAGGTGGGCGGCATTCGGCGTGTGGTAATGACGTCGTCGATCGGCTCCGTGTACATGGATCCTCGTCGTAGCACCGATGGGGAGGCCGACGAGACATGTTGGAGTGACCTCGAGTTCTGCAAGAACACAAAG AACTGGTACTGCTATGCAAAGACGGTGGCGGAGCAGGCGGCATGGGAGCTCGCCAAGGAGAGGAAGCTTGACCTTGTGGTGATCAACCCGTCTCTAGTGTTGGGCCCTCTACTACAGTCGGCGGTGAACGCCAGCACGTGGCACATCGGCAAGTACCTTGACGGCTCGGTGCAGACGTACACCAACGCAGCACAGGCATACGTGCATGTCCGTGACGTCGCGGACGCGCACGCGCGTGCGTACGAGATGCCTGACGCGCATGGCCGGTACCTCTGCGCGGGGCGCACGCTGCACCGCGCCGAGGTGTGTCGTATCCTCGCCAAGTTCTTCCCGGAGTACCCCGTGCCCATGAGGAGCAAGGAAGGGGCGGGCGAGATGAAGAAGGGGTGCCGGTTCAGCAGCCGGAGGATCATGGAGCTCGGTGTCAGCATCACGCCGGCGAGCCAGTGTGTCTACGACACTGTCACCAGCCTTCAGGACAAGGGCATCTTACCCCGTCGCGACGCTGATATGTCCTGA